Part of the Bacillus carboniphilus genome is shown below.
AACAAGCAAAAAAATGAACAAAGGAGTAGCTAATATGACAAAGAAGAGAGTTGTTATCACAGGAGTCGGTGCAGTCACTCCATTGGGTAATGATGTTCCGACTACATGGAATGCTATTGTAGAGGGGAAATCGGGCATCGGACCTTTAACAAGAGTGAATGCAGAAGACTTTCCAGCGAAAGTAGCCGCAGAAATAAAGGATTTTGATCCAGAAAAGTATATGCATCGTAAGGAAGTACGCAAAATGGATAAGTTTGCACAATATGCATTAGCTGCATCCTTAATGGCCGTTGAGGATTCTGGATTGAAGATTACAGATGAAAATGCAACGCGTGTAGGTGTATGGATAGGCTCTGGAATTGGTGGAATGGAAACATTTGAAAACCAATTTGAAACATTACTGAACCGTGGGCCACGCCGAGTAAGTCCATTTATGATACCGATGATGATCCCAGATATGGCTTCTGGGCAGGTTTCTATTTTCTTAGGAGCGAAAGGCATTAACTCTTGTACGGTTACCGCATGTGCTTCAGGTACTAACTCTATCGGCGATGCATTTAAAGCGATTCAACGTGGAGATGCTGACGCGATGGTTACAGGAGGAGCAGAAGCGCCAATTACTCGAATGGCCGTTGCTGGATTCTGTGCGAATACAGCACTTTCAACGAACCCAGACCCGAACTCAGCAAGCCGTCCATTTGATCAAAATCGTGATGGATTTGTTATTGGTGAAGGTGCAGGGATTGTAGTGTTAGAAGAGCTAGAGCACGCATTAAGACGTGGAGCAACGATTTATGCTGAGGTAGTTGGATATGGAGCAACAGGAGATGCTCACCATATTACGGCTCCAGCACCTGAGGGTGAAGGAGGAGCTCGCGCCATGAAGATTGCTCTTGAAGATGGCGGACTATCACCAGAAGATGTTGGATACGTCAACGCTCATGGTACTAGTACAGACTATAATGATAAATTTGAAACAATGGCGATTAAAGAAGTATTTGGTGAACACGCCTATAAATTGGCAGTTAGTTCGACGAAATCTATGACTGGCCATCTATTAGGCGCAGCTGGTGGTATTGAAGCCATCTTTACAGCATTAGCAATCAAAAATGGAGTATTGCCACCAACAATTAACTATGAAACACCAGATCCTGAATGTGACTTAGATTACGTGCCTAATGAGGCAAGACATACTGAATTAAAGGCTGCCATCAGTAATTCATTAGGTTTTGGTGGTCATAATGCAACACTTGCATTTAGAAAATATGAATAAATGAGAAGAACAGGCCTAGCAAGGTCTGTTTTTTTTTAGGAATTTTAGTTATTTTTGTTGGATTTTTTAAATTACGAAAAACTTTTTAGTCGAATTAGGGGAATGCTGGTGTGGAAAGTGTATTTTTACAGCATTATTGAGCGGTACCGTTGAAGGTGAGTCAAAAAGAAGCTATGGTGAGTGCGAAAAAAATGATTTGAGTGCGCAATAAAGGACTTGAGTGCGAAAAATGATTTTTGAGTGCGAAAAATGCCCTTTTGAGTGCAAATACGATTTTATGTGCGAAAACGGATGGATTGAGTGCGACCTTAGACGATGTTCGTGACCCTGTCAAGTGGACACACCAAAATCCGCACACTTATTTAATATTAAGCTGCTTTTTGTTCACGATATTCTACAGGACTCATTTCTAATTTGTTTT
Proteins encoded:
- the fabF gene encoding beta-ketoacyl-ACP synthase II, with amino-acid sequence MTKKRVVITGVGAVTPLGNDVPTTWNAIVEGKSGIGPLTRVNAEDFPAKVAAEIKDFDPEKYMHRKEVRKMDKFAQYALAASLMAVEDSGLKITDENATRVGVWIGSGIGGMETFENQFETLLNRGPRRVSPFMIPMMIPDMASGQVSIFLGAKGINSCTVTACASGTNSIGDAFKAIQRGDADAMVTGGAEAPITRMAVAGFCANTALSTNPDPNSASRPFDQNRDGFVIGEGAGIVVLEELEHALRRGATIYAEVVGYGATGDAHHITAPAPEGEGGARAMKIALEDGGLSPEDVGYVNAHGTSTDYNDKFETMAIKEVFGEHAYKLAVSSTKSMTGHLLGAAGGIEAIFTALAIKNGVLPPTINYETPDPECDLDYVPNEARHTELKAAISNSLGFGGHNATLAFRKYE